TGTCCGCAGTGGTGGCCGAGACCGGCCGGGCTTGCCAGGTCGGGTTCCAGGCGCAGGCGTCGGAGGCCACGTTGAAGCTGGCATCGATGATCGCCGACGGACACCTCGGCGAGCTTCGCGGCATCAGCGCGACCGGCAAGTGGGTACGAAAGGCGCGGTACTTCCAGCGGGCGCGCTGGTCCGGCCGGCGACGGCTCGACGGAATCGACGTGGTCGACGGCGCGGTGACGAACCCACTCGCGCATGCGGCCGCGGCTGCGCTGCTGCTGGACGGTTCGACCGGCGTGGATGACGTACGCACGGTCGAGACCGAGCTGTACCGGGCGAATCCGATCGAGTCCGACGACACCTCATCGGTACGGATCACGACCACTCGAGGTACGCCGATCCTGATCGCGGTCACCTTGTGCGCGACGGAGCATCTGGAGGCGTCCGTGATCGTGCACGGCTCTGAAGGGCGTGCGGTGCTGACGTACCAGTCGGACCTGATCGACGGTACGAAGTACGGCCGGGCGGATCTGCTGGAGAACCTGATCGCACACCGCGCCGACCCGGCCGTACCGCTCTACTGTCCTTTGCACGCGACCGGCGGATTCACCCGCGTGGTCGAGGCGGTGCGGACCGCCCCGGATCCGATCGAGATTCCCGCGGAGCTGGTGCGCTGGGAAGGCGACGGACCGGAACGCCGGCCGGTCGTCCTCGAAGTGGAGGACTGGATCGACCGCGCCTCGGACGAGCTCGCGTTGTTCAGCGAACTCGGCGCGCCTTGGAGCCAATCAAAAGGGAAGACTCAATGACGCGGAATCTTGGCTGCAACCACGCGGTCGGCCGATCCATCCAGGTCACCGCGGGCGGCCGCGAGCTGTTCACGTACGTGTACAACGCGGACGACCCGCAGTACGAATCGCCGCGCCCGTACTTCCACCCGATCCGCACGCTGACCGGCGATCTGGTCAGCGTGTACCGCCCGTGGGATCACCTGTGGCACAAGGGTCTCGCGTGGTCGCTGCCGCACTTCGGGCGGGACAATTTCTGGGGCGGGCCGACGTACGCCAAGGAGGACGGCTACCAGCCGCGGGACAACAACGGATCGCAGCACCACGACCGGGTGGACGCGCTCGACGTCAGCGATGACGAGGTCCGGTTCGCGCATCACCTCTCGTGGCACACCCAGAGCGGCAAGCAGGTCGTCGACGAGCTGCGTACGATCATCACGCGCTGCACCGACGACGGCTGGGTGTTGCGGTACGAGACCGCGATGACGAACGTGTCCGGCGAGGACGTACCGATCGGCAGCCCGACCACGGCCGGTCGGCCGAACGCCGGGTACGGCGGACTGTTCTGGCGCGGACCGCGCTGCTTTACCAACGGCACGATCCTCTCCCCGCAGGGCAGCGGGCGCGACGAGTTGATGGGGCAGCGCGCACCGTGGATGGGCTTCACCGCGCGGCAGGACGAGACGGACACGGCGTCGACGATCATCGTCGCGGACGACACCGGCAACGTACGCCATCCTCCGCGGTGGTTCGTCCGCTCGGAGAACTTCGCCGCGGTCTGCCCGGCTCCGTGGTTCTCCGAAGAACTGCCTGTCCCGGCCGGCAGCACTCTTAACCTCAGGTACGCCGTCCTGGTCGCCGACGGTCTCTCCGATGACGCCCGCGCCAACGCGCTCGCGGACCAGGCGCGGAAAGCACTGGGCTAAGTCGCTTCCTTATCAACAAAAAAGGAAGCGTTTGAAATTCGGAGGTGTAAGCCGCCAAGGTAATGGGGAGGTTCGAGACGTTTCCGGATTCGCCTCCCCTTCCGGGGCCGGGAACCGGTAGCCTCGTGCAGCGCGCTACATGGGGGCCGCCGTACCACCCACCCGACGAACTGCCGGAGAGCCCAAACCGGTCAGGAGAGCACGTCTTGCAGGAGAACACCAGCACAACCAGTACTGGCGAACTGGTCAACGTACCCCTCACCGGTGCGGACAAAGTCGCCTACGCTTTCTACGCGACCGCGGCTGCCGCGGCTCTGGTCGGCCAGGTCTGGGCCGGCGTGACCCATATCCCCTGGCCGGACAGCGGCTTCTCGACGCTGCTCAAGATCGTCCTGGTCACTCCCGCGGTCGCGGTGCTCGAGCTCGGTGGTGTCGCCACCGCCGCGCTCGCCGACCTGCGCCGGCGCAAGGGCGAGCAGGCCTACGCGTACCGGGCGATGTCGTTCTTCGCGGCCCTGGTCGCGGTCGTCTTCAACGTGATCGGCCACTGGCGGCCGGAGGAGCGGTTCCTCGCCTTCGGCTTCGGCGGCCTGTCCGCGTTCGCCTACGTACTCTGGCTGATCCACAGCTCGGCGCGCCGCCGCGACGCGCTGCGCGGGGCGGGGCAGATGCGTGACACCGGTCCGGTGTACGGCCTGGTGCAGTGGGCTCGCGAACCGCGGGTCACCTGGCTGGCCCGTTCGCTGGCGATCGAACACGGCTACGGCCTGTACGAGAGTCTCCGCGCGGCGCAGCACCAGATCCGGAACCGGAGCCGGCGTGAGGCGATCGCCGGAACGGTTGCCGAGTACATCCGGTCCGAGCACCAGGACGAGCGGCTGGCGAAGATCGCCGAGACGACGTACGACCCGGACCGGCTGGCCGGCATGCTCGAGGAGCGGATCAACTACGAGGTCATCACCAACAAGCTGACCAAGGCGATCTCGCCGCCACCGGAGGCCGAAGAGCGTCCGGCCGCGGTGTGGGTGCTCGAAGGCGGGCAGCCGCGGCGCGCGGACGGCGGTGTGTCGTTGCGTGGCGACGAGGACGCCTGGACCGGCGAGCTGATGGCGATCGTCGACCAGCCCGACCGGACCGACAGCGACGTCGCCGAGGCGGTCGTGGTCGAGGACGAGAGCGAGTCGCGGAACGGTGCCAGCGGCAAGCTTCAGCCGCTGGCCCCGCAGCCGAAGGCCGAGCCGGTGGTGAAGAAGCCGCAGCCGCCGTCACCGTTCGCGGGACCGACGGACGC
The genomic region above belongs to Kribbella solani and contains:
- a CDS encoding Gfo/Idh/MocA family oxidoreductase is translated as MGIHGHGASHLRNVTRLAGRGQAELVAVADPQGAADLPAGVQVFAGLDELLAATAVDVVVICTPIQTHVPLAELAMRAGADILLEKPPTATLAEFERLSAVVAETGRACQVGFQAQASEATLKLASMIADGHLGELRGISATGKWVRKARYFQRARWSGRRRLDGIDVVDGAVTNPLAHAAAAALLLDGSTGVDDVRTVETELYRANPIESDDTSSVRITTTRGTPILIAVTLCATEHLEASVIVHGSEGRAVLTYQSDLIDGTKYGRADLLENLIAHRADPAVPLYCPLHATGGFTRVVEAVRTAPDPIEIPAELVRWEGDGPERRPVVLEVEDWIDRASDELALFSELGAPWSQSKGKTQ
- a CDS encoding PmoA family protein; amino-acid sequence: MTRNLGCNHAVGRSIQVTAGGRELFTYVYNADDPQYESPRPYFHPIRTLTGDLVSVYRPWDHLWHKGLAWSLPHFGRDNFWGGPTYAKEDGYQPRDNNGSQHHDRVDALDVSDDEVRFAHHLSWHTQSGKQVVDELRTIITRCTDDGWVLRYETAMTNVSGEDVPIGSPTTAGRPNAGYGGLFWRGPRCFTNGTILSPQGSGRDELMGQRAPWMGFTARQDETDTASTIIVADDTGNVRHPPRWFVRSENFAAVCPAPWFSEELPVPAGSTLNLRYAVLVADGLSDDARANALADQARKALG